From Drosophila yakuba strain Tai18E2 chromosome 2L, Prin_Dyak_Tai18E2_2.1, whole genome shotgun sequence, one genomic window encodes:
- the LOC6528712 gene encoding glutathione S-transferase 1: protein MSKPTLYYALFSPPARACILVAKIIGLDLDLKPVDFAKKEHLSEEFVKLNPQHQVPVFVDSDGEVYVDSHAIVSFLVAKYSGDDQLYPRDLKRRAHIDHRMHYENGVLFQVVKDIVARNIYGGEGEYNPRSLTLCHNAYSDLEHFLEKGSFVVGNELSVADVSIHTTVVTLDLLIPVDREKYPKTKGWMERMDKLLPDNEEINLKGARALQTRILNCMAENKLKSQ from the exons ATGTCGAAGCCAACGCTGTACTACGCCCTTTTTAGCCCTCCGGCCAGGGCTTGCATCCTGGTGGCCAAAATTATTGGCCTGGACCTGGACCTCAA ACCCGTCGACTTTGCTAAGAAGGAACACCTAAGCGAGGAATTTGTCAAG CTAAACCCCCAACACCAGGTCCCTGTGTTTGTGGACAGCGATGGCGAGGTCTACGTGGACAGTCACGCCATCGTGTCCTTCCTGGTGGCCAAGTACTCCGGAGATGACCAACTCTACCCGCGGGATCTGAAAAGAAGAGCCCACATTGACCATCGCATGCACTACGAGAACGGAGTGCTGTTCCAGGTGGTAAAGGACATTGTGGCTCGGAACATTTATGGAGGAGAGGGGGAATACAACCCCCGATCTTTGACCCTCTGCCACAATGCGTACTCCGACTTGGAGCACTTTCTGGAGAAGGGAAGTTTCGTTGTGGGCAACGAACTAAGCGTTGCCGACGTGTCCATCCATACCACTGTGGTGACCTTGGATCTGCTCATACCAGTCGACCGGGAGAAGTACCCGAAGACTAAAGGATGGATGGAACGCATGGATAAGTTGTTGCCCGACAACGAGGAAATCAACCTTAAGGGTGCGCGGGCACTGCAGACCCGCATCCTAAACTGCATGGCCGagaacaaattaaaaagccaGTAG